One genomic region from Bacillus rossius redtenbacheri isolate Brsri chromosome 6, Brsri_v3, whole genome shotgun sequence encodes:
- the LOC134532646 gene encoding growth arrest-specific protein 1-like — MFALVSLAACLWSALRPAAAVSCEEARLRCAYRRGCGMALSKYVVGCSAVLHGDSPLCPEACQLALIALTSSEEGQQLMTCDCSDDLCHDSKQRAEICRPQVLVATRNETVVSCHVAQWICAADALCSTALDYYHRFCRPMFHGRKCTPRCNNSISILRRQEKAAKLGSCRCDGREEYDCPRIQANMARLCFHHEQQAESLPPTPARTAQGSGARPSATIWSALLVLVCCLVT; from the exons ATGTTCGCGCTGGTGTCGCTGGCGGCGTGCTTGTGGTCAGCGCTGCGGCCGGCCGCCGCCGTCTCGTGCGAGGAGGCCCGGCTGCGCTGCGCCTACCGCCGCGGCTGCGGCATGGCGCTCAGCAAGTACGTGGTGGGCTGCTCGGCCGTGCTGCACGGCGACTCCCCCCTCTGCCCCGAGGCGTGCCAGCTGGCGCTCATCGCGCTCACGTCGTCCGAGGAGGGCCAGCAGCTCATGACG TGCGACTGCTCGGACGACCTGTGCCACGACTCGAAGCAACGGGCGGAGATATGCCGACCGCAAGTGCTGGTCGCCACCCGCAATGAAACTGTGGTGAGCTGCCACGTGGCACAGTGGATCTGCGCCGCCGACGCGCTCTGCTCCACGGCGCTGGACTACTACCACCGCTTCTGCCGCCCCATGTTCCACGGCCGCAAGTGCACGCCGCGCTGCAACAACAGCATCTCCATCCTGCGGCGCCAGGAGAAGGCGGCCAAGCTGGGCAGCTGCCGCTGCGACGGCCGCGAGGAGTACGACTGCCCGCGCATCCAAGCCAACATGGCGCGCCTGTGCTTCCACCACGAGCAGCAGGCCGAGTCTCTGCCGCCGACGCCTGCGAGGACCGCCCAAGGAAGTGGTGCTCGCCCTTCGGCCACCATCTGGTCCGCGCTTCTGGTGCTGGTGTGCTGCCTCGTCACTTGA